A window of Ruania suaedae contains these coding sequences:
- a CDS encoding GntR family transcriptional regulator, whose translation MTPPAEVADPAPRPALALEQPVSRGDRVRDVIQAAILDARLPQGTPLVERELSAMLGVSKTPIREALKQLQSSGLVVSTAYQGMRVRVLDVAIVREVTDARLAVEPQALRLAVAARGVAHCTEARELLARTEALVSANDTAELSVANRAFHRCLYAACGNDLLIDFLDKLQALSSFIATAGWHVQATYDQELAEHSRLLEAFERADAEETALLLRRHISDAAQGTLHALESESAT comes from the coding sequence ATGACCCCACCAGCGGAGGTGGCGGACCCGGCCCCTCGACCGGCACTCGCCCTCGAACAGCCCGTCTCCCGCGGCGATCGCGTCCGGGACGTGATCCAGGCCGCGATCCTCGACGCGCGCCTTCCCCAGGGCACACCATTGGTCGAGCGCGAGCTCTCGGCCATGCTCGGCGTCTCGAAGACGCCGATCCGGGAGGCGCTGAAACAGTTGCAGTCCAGCGGTCTGGTCGTCTCCACGGCCTACCAGGGAATGCGCGTGCGGGTGCTCGACGTCGCGATCGTGCGCGAGGTGACCGATGCCCGGCTCGCCGTCGAGCCACAGGCGCTACGGCTGGCCGTCGCCGCCCGAGGCGTGGCCCACTGCACGGAAGCGCGCGAACTTCTCGCTCGCACCGAGGCACTGGTGAGCGCCAACGACACGGCTGAGCTCAGCGTGGCCAACCGGGCGTTCCACCGGTGCCTCTACGCGGCCTGCGGGAACGACCTGCTGATCGACTTCCTCGACAAGCTGCAGGCGCTGAGCAGTTTCATCGCCACGGCCGGCTGGCACGTGCAGGCGACCTACGACCAGGAGCTCGCCGAGCACTCCCGTCTGCTGGAGGCGTTCGAGCGTGCCGACGCCGAGGAGACCGCCCTTCTCCTTCGCCGGCACATCTCCGACGCGGCGCAGGGAACACTGCACGCGCTCGAGAGCGAGTCGGCCACATGA